In one Limosilactobacillus oris genomic region, the following are encoded:
- a CDS encoding fluoride efflux transporter FluC codes for MVLTSTGAAIGAILRYLLTLAGKKLPWNWPLTTLMINLTGAFSLGLATHYLASNSLLMAFLGPGVLGGYTTFSTYNVELVTLIHSHRWWAAASYAVLSLAGGLLAAAVGMARW; via the coding sequence ATTGGTGCCATTTTACGCTACCTACTGACCCTGGCTGGCAAAAAGCTCCCCTGGAACTGGCCCCTTACCACCCTGATGATTAATTTAACGGGCGCTTTCTCGCTTGGTTTGGCGACGCATTACCTCGCTAGTAATAGTTTACTAATGGCCTTCCTCGGGCCCGGAGTTTTAGGCGGGTACACCACTTTTTCAACCTACAATGTCGAATTAGTGACCCTGATTCATAGTCACCGCTGGTGGGCCGCGGCTAGCTACGCCGTACTCTCGCTCGCCGGTGGCCTCCTGGCGGCCGCAGTCGGGATGGCACGCTGGTAA
- a CDS encoding GNAT family N-acetyltransferase, protein MEFRKAVHADLPRIVEIYNQIIPSRLATADLEPVTVADREAWFASFTVTHPLWVMTQGDQIIGWVALEPFYGRPAYEHTAEISIYIDQAVRHQGVGSRALQFVIDQLPQLGITAIVAYIFGHNQPSLKLFHHFAFTEWGSLPRVAELDGVQRDLKILGRRFD, encoded by the coding sequence ATGGAATTTCGGAAAGCAGTTCACGCGGACTTGCCCCGCATCGTGGAAATTTACAACCAGATTATTCCATCCCGCCTGGCCACCGCGGACCTGGAGCCGGTCACCGTGGCCGACCGTGAAGCCTGGTTTGCCTCGTTTACGGTCACCCACCCCCTGTGGGTAATGACCCAGGGAGACCAAATCATTGGCTGGGTCGCCCTCGAACCATTCTATGGCCGTCCCGCCTACGAACACACGGCCGAGATCAGTATCTACATTGACCAAGCGGTCCGCCACCAGGGAGTGGGGAGCCGGGCCCTGCAATTCGTCATTGACCAGTTGCCACAGTTGGGAATCACCGCCATCGTGGCCTATATCTTCGGTCACAACCAGCCAAGCCTCAAGCTCTTCCACCACTTTGCTTTTACGGAGTGGGGCAGCCTGCCGCGGGTCGCGGAATTAGATGGTGTGCAACGGGACCTCAAAATTTTGGGCCGGCGCTTTGATTAA
- a CDS encoding sugar O-acetyltransferase yields MEIDDKLHSGQIYDPEDPQILAKQTKAMMPMYEYNATLPTETAKRQALLTKMFAKVGEGSYIEPPFHANWGGRHVELGAHVYANFNLTIVDDTYVYIGDHTMMGPNVTLASAGHPILPELREHGYQYNLPIHIGKNCWLGAGVIVVPGVTIGDNSVIGAGAVVTKDIPANVVAVGTPARVLRKIGDHDRKYYHGQLEIDPELLK; encoded by the coding sequence ATGGAGATTGATGATAAACTGCACTCCGGTCAAATTTACGACCCGGAAGATCCGCAAATTCTTGCTAAGCAGACCAAGGCGATGATGCCGATGTACGAATACAATGCAACCCTACCGACCGAAACGGCCAAGCGGCAAGCATTGCTGACTAAGATGTTTGCCAAGGTCGGTGAGGGTTCCTACATCGAACCGCCCTTCCACGCCAACTGGGGCGGCCGGCACGTAGAATTGGGCGCCCATGTTTACGCCAACTTCAACCTGACAATTGTCGACGACACCTACGTTTACATCGGCGACCACACAATGATGGGGCCCAACGTCACCCTCGCCTCAGCTGGGCACCCCATCCTGCCAGAACTGCGTGAACACGGCTACCAGTACAACCTGCCCATCCACATCGGTAAGAACTGCTGGCTCGGTGCCGGCGTCATCGTGGTTCCCGGGGTGACCATCGGCGATAACAGCGTCATTGGCGCCGGGGCCGTGGTCACCAAGGACATCCCCGCCAATGTGGTCGCCGTCGGTACTCCGGCCAGGGTCCTGCGCAAAATCGGCGACCACGACCGGAAATACTACCACGGCCAGCTGGAGATTGATCCGGAGTTGTTGAAATAG
- a CDS encoding ketopantoate reductase family protein, protein MKYGIIGAGAMGVRYGAMMQENAGIDVDYIETWEPNIERIKEQGGVSIARDHQNRHIIPVNIYRPEEYHGHPDVWIIFKKQMQLAEELERDSKAGLFHSDQYVFSAMNGMGHFEKIAKYFPADHIICGTAMIATRMDAPGDVDFMGAEGSEQMHMARYNNERPDAVVQQVFADFTQADLGPIFADEWKGMCMSKVVFNAVCNTLCTMFEIQMGQFIAYDGVKEMARQLFDEAFDVCERAGIYLIESRQEETDSVIAISQAHKYHYPSMYQDFSKGRPTEVDYINGYIAKLGREHDYVCKTHEFVVHEVHLAETMRQFKQSVQA, encoded by the coding sequence ATGAAGTATGGAATTATTGGTGCAGGAGCAATGGGCGTTCGCTACGGAGCAATGATGCAGGAAAATGCCGGAATTGACGTTGACTATATTGAAACCTGGGAACCTAATATCGAACGGATTAAGGAACAAGGCGGGGTGTCAATTGCCCGGGACCACCAAAACCGCCACATTATCCCCGTCAATATTTACCGGCCGGAAGAGTATCACGGTCATCCGGACGTTTGGATTATCTTCAAGAAGCAAATGCAACTGGCAGAGGAATTGGAGCGGGATAGCAAGGCTGGCCTCTTCCATTCGGACCAGTACGTTTTCTCAGCGATGAATGGGATGGGGCACTTTGAAAAGATTGCTAAGTACTTCCCTGCTGACCACATTATCTGTGGGACCGCGATGATTGCGACCCGGATGGATGCGCCCGGCGACGTTGATTTTATGGGTGCGGAAGGTTCCGAACAGATGCACATGGCCCGGTACAATAACGAACGGCCGGATGCTGTTGTCCAACAGGTCTTCGCTGACTTTACGCAGGCTGACCTGGGTCCCATTTTTGCTGACGAGTGGAAAGGGATGTGCATGTCCAAGGTCGTTTTCAACGCCGTCTGCAATACCCTCTGTACCATGTTTGAAATCCAGATGGGGCAGTTTATCGCTTACGATGGCGTGAAGGAAATGGCCCGCCAGCTTTTTGACGAAGCGTTCGATGTTTGCGAACGGGCCGGGATTTACCTGATTGAGTCCCGCCAAGAGGAAACTGACTCGGTAATCGCAATCTCCCAGGCTCACAAGTACCACTACCCGTCGATGTACCAAGATTTCAGCAAGGGGCGGCCAACCGAGGTTGACTATATTAACGGCTATATTGCCAAACTGGGCCGGGAGCACGACTATGTCTGCAAGACGCATGAATTCGTCGTCCACGAAGTTCATCTGGCGGAAACTATGCGGCAGTTCAAACAGTCAGTGCAGGCTTAG
- a CDS encoding DUF4145 domain-containing protein, producing the protein MADCNTCGKHSILVEKEIPSHNKNTRLQSIDKQNNNVILSQKFIYPVDNTISLVPPASNSMPEDVRSMYNEAASVFELSPRSSAALIRLTLETLLKKHLINDGKKHNLNTMIGMSNMEQPELVTEFMDMIRKEGNEEVHPEYEKLEHEWGNITKDTNKDQVLYMFKYINSICDLLGLVTKMHNDYKALPESQKQAIHKRNAKYNTK; encoded by the coding sequence TTGGCAGATTGCAATACTTGTGGCAAACACTCCATTCTTGTAGAAAAAGAGATACCATCGCACAATAAAAACACAAGGCTCCAATCAATTGATAAACAAAACAATAATGTAATACTATCGCAAAAATTCATCTATCCAGTAGATAATACAATCTCACTGGTCCCGCCTGCTAGTAATAGTATGCCGGAAGATGTTCGAAGTATGTACAACGAGGCTGCTAGCGTCTTTGAGTTATCTCCTCGATCATCGGCAGCCCTTATTAGGCTTACTCTTGAAACACTACTAAAAAAGCATCTAATAAATGATGGAAAAAAACACAACCTAAATACCATGATAGGTATGTCAAATATGGAACAGCCAGAATTAGTAACAGAATTCATGGACATGATTAGAAAAGAAGGTAATGAAGAAGTCCATCCAGAATACGAAAAACTAGAACATGAATGGGGAAATATCACAAAGGATACCAACAAAGATCAAGTATTATACATGTTCAAATATATTAATTCTATTTGCGATCTATTGGGTCTTGTAACTAAGATGCACAATGACTATAAAGCTTTACCGGAGAGCCAAAAACAGGCTATTCATAAAAGAAATGCAAAATACAACACCAAATAA
- a CDS encoding TIR domain-containing protein, which produces MGRKVFVSYKYKDNRVAPLNGYHKHTVRDYVDYLQDHKYSGDDYNKAENDNENLSDFKKDTIKSKLRDKIWDSSITLVLISPGMRVEWQKEEDQWMPWEVAYSLRTETRHHTRSLPNGMIAVVLPDLFESYDYFDSQETLIDDQGNVHDIESIKTGNTFKIIRENMFNQKDPVTDTIQGQTIYYGESSYIITVRWADFIDDVDTYFDRAMNLKENRIDEYELQKQP; this is translated from the coding sequence ATGGGAAGAAAAGTCTTCGTATCTTACAAATATAAAGATAATCGCGTTGCTCCTCTGAACGGATATCATAAACATACTGTTCGAGACTACGTCGACTACTTGCAAGATCATAAATACAGTGGTGATGACTATAATAAGGCAGAAAATGATAATGAAAATCTTAGCGACTTCAAAAAAGATACAATTAAGTCAAAATTACGAGATAAAATTTGGGATTCTTCAATCACCTTGGTATTGATCTCTCCTGGTATGCGCGTGGAATGGCAAAAAGAAGAAGATCAGTGGATGCCATGGGAAGTAGCGTACTCACTAAGAACAGAGACAAGACACCACACTAGAAGTTTACCTAATGGTATGATTGCTGTTGTTCTGCCAGATTTATTTGAAAGTTATGACTACTTTGACTCTCAAGAAACATTAATCGATGATCAAGGAAATGTCCACGATATTGAATCAATTAAAACAGGAAATACATTTAAGATTATTCGAGAAAACATGTTCAACCAAAAAGATCCTGTTACCGACACTATACAGGGACAAACTATTTACTATGGGGAAAGCTCATACATTATTACTGTCAGATGGGCCGATTTCATAGATGATGTAGATACATATTTTGATCGCGCCATGAATCTTAAGGAAAATAGAATTGATGAATACGAATTACAAAAACAACCATAA
- a CDS encoding ArsR/SmtB family transcription factor: MDYQKLANLLKVVAEPNRLKILEMLSCGEMCACDILDHFDFTQPTLSHHMKVLEDKGLVIVSKKSKWHYYSLNPDTTALIINGLTRTLSNTDNCMCKDANQKR; this comes from the coding sequence ATGGATTATCAAAAATTAGCTAACTTGCTTAAGGTAGTTGCTGAACCAAATCGGCTTAAAATTCTTGAAATGCTTTCCTGTGGTGAAATGTGTGCCTGCGACATTCTTGATCACTTTGATTTTACCCAACCAACGCTTTCTCATCATATGAAAGTATTAGAGGATAAAGGATTGGTCATCGTAAGTAAGAAGTCAAAATGGCATTACTATTCATTAAATCCAGACACGACTGCACTTATTATTAACGGCTTAACCCGTACGCTGTCCAATACTGACAATTGTATGTGTAAGGATGCTAATCAAAAAAGATAA
- the arsB gene encoding ACR3 family arsenite efflux transporter, producing the protein MKTSKNLSFMDRYMTLWVFLAMALGILSGFIFPSLPKLINSWSVGTTSIPIAIGLILMLYPPLTKVNYGKMGDVFRDKKELSFSLIQNWIVGPLLMFALAIIFLHNYPNYMIGLIMIGLARCIAMVIVWNELAHGNNDYAAGLVALNSIFQIIFYSIYAYIFISVLPKLFGIKTQTVNITMGEIAKTVFIYLGIPFILGVCSRYLIIKGKGKDWFEDKYVPKISRITTWALLFTIVVMFSVKGAKVVQLPLDAIRIAIPLLLYFILMFFLTFWIAKRTGTNYPISATQSFTASSNNFELAVAVTVGVFGLNSGEAFAAVIGPMIEVPVMMLLVDVSLWIKRRFY; encoded by the coding sequence ATGAAGACGTCGAAAAACCTATCATTTATGGATCGTTACATGACCCTATGGGTGTTTTTAGCTATGGCACTTGGGATTTTAAGTGGATTTATTTTCCCTTCCTTGCCTAAGTTGATCAACAGTTGGTCAGTGGGAACTACGTCTATTCCGATTGCTATCGGCTTAATCTTAATGCTGTACCCGCCATTAACTAAGGTTAATTATGGGAAAATGGGTGATGTTTTTAGAGATAAAAAAGAACTCAGTTTCTCACTAATTCAAAATTGGATTGTCGGGCCATTATTGATGTTTGCTTTAGCCATCATTTTTCTACACAATTATCCCAATTATATGATCGGTTTAATCATGATTGGGTTGGCACGTTGTATTGCGATGGTCATTGTATGGAATGAGCTAGCTCACGGTAATAATGACTATGCCGCCGGATTAGTAGCTTTGAATTCGATCTTTCAAATTATTTTTTACTCTATTTATGCCTACATCTTTATTAGTGTTTTACCTAAGCTGTTCGGAATTAAGACACAAACGGTTAACATTACCATGGGTGAAATTGCAAAGACTGTTTTTATTTATCTTGGAATCCCGTTTATCCTAGGGGTTTGTTCTCGTTACTTGATTATCAAGGGTAAAGGAAAAGACTGGTTTGAAGATAAGTATGTTCCTAAAATTAGTCGCATTACAACTTGGGCATTACTATTTACCATCGTAGTTATGTTCTCGGTAAAAGGCGCTAAAGTGGTTCAACTACCTTTAGATGCCATACGTATCGCGATTCCTTTGCTTCTCTACTTTATTTTAATGTTCTTCCTCACTTTCTGGATTGCGAAGAGGACTGGCACAAACTACCCAATCTCGGCCACGCAATCATTTACTGCTTCAAGCAATAACTTTGAACTAGCTGTTGCAGTAACTGTTGGTGTCTTTGGATTAAATTCTGGGGAAGCATTTGCAGCTGTTATCGGTCCAATGATTGAAGTTCCAGTTATGATGCTATTAGTTGATGTTTCACTTTGGATTAAGAGGAGATTTTATTAA
- the arsC gene encoding arsenate reductase (thioredoxin) yields MKKIYFLCTGNSCRSQIAEGYAKLLLKNQYECKSAGVEKHGLNPYAVEVMAEDGIDISQQKSKLIDLDYFNAADLIVTLCGDAKDRCPIIPPQAQSLHWPLPDPAQAKGTHEQKMIVFRQVRDEIKQLVRGLI; encoded by the coding sequence ATGAAAAAAATCTATTTTTTGTGTACTGGTAATTCTTGTCGTAGTCAGATTGCGGAAGGTTATGCCAAATTATTACTCAAAAATCAATATGAATGTAAAAGTGCCGGTGTTGAAAAGCATGGTCTCAACCCTTATGCAGTAGAGGTTATGGCTGAGGATGGAATTGATATTAGTCAGCAAAAATCAAAGCTGATTGACTTAGATTATTTCAATGCGGCTGATTTAATTGTGACCTTGTGCGGTGATGCGAAAGACCGCTGTCCTATAATTCCTCCCCAAGCCCAAAGCCTTCATTGGCCCTTACCAGATCCAGCGCAGGCTAAGGGAACACACGAGCAGAAAATGATTGTATTTCGTCAAGTACGTGATGAAATTAAACAATTAGTTAGAGGATTAATTTAG
- a CDS encoding ArsR/SmtB family transcription factor, with protein MKSKSADITCDQTLVETDKVMKVSEFLGKSRIKKYFYVLSKISDEKKLKIIFSLIAQESLCVCDIAYILGCSIATASHHLRMLYDADILDRQKKGKMVYYFIKDDDLKKILAQLDR; from the coding sequence ATGAAAAGCAAAAGTGCTGACATTACTTGTGATCAGACATTGGTTGAGACAGATAAAGTAATGAAGGTCTCGGAATTCTTGGGTAAATCACGTATTAAGAAATACTTTTATGTATTGTCTAAAATCTCAGATGAGAAAAAGTTAAAAATCATTTTCTCTTTAATCGCTCAGGAATCGTTATGTGTTTGTGATATTGCATATATTTTAGGCTGTAGTATTGCAACCGCTTCTCATCACTTAAGAATGCTGTATGATGCTGACATTTTAGACCGTCAAAAAAAGGGGAAAATGGTGTACTACTTTATAAAAGATGATGATCTGAAAAAAATACTTGCTCAACTTGACAGGTGA
- a CDS encoding CadD family cadmium resistance transporter — translation MLGTIIAGVVTYWSTAIDLLIILMLFFAKVKDKKGVRDIYIGQFLGSGLLILVSLFFAVILHYVPDKRLLGFLGIIPVFLGIKALILGDSDGEKMANEKLKDTNQNNLIKTLIFITIVSCGADNVGLFVPYFISLALPKLLITLLVFLIMIFLLVFIAQKSVSIPIVGTVLEKYSRWFIGIVYIFIGGSVLIENGSIQLFVNLIK, via the coding sequence ATGTTAGGAACAATTATTGCTGGTGTGGTGACTTACTGGAGTACTGCTATTGACTTATTAATAATTCTGATGCTTTTTTTTGCGAAAGTTAAAGATAAAAAGGGTGTTAGAGATATTTATATAGGCCAATTTCTTGGGTCTGGGCTTTTGATATTAGTTAGTTTGTTCTTTGCTGTCATTTTACATTACGTTCCTGATAAACGATTATTAGGTTTTCTAGGAATAATTCCTGTCTTTTTGGGAATAAAGGCTTTAATTTTGGGAGATTCAGACGGTGAAAAAATGGCTAATGAAAAATTGAAAGATACAAATCAAAATAATTTGATTAAAACTTTGATTTTCATTACTATTGTGAGCTGTGGTGCTGATAATGTTGGATTATTTGTACCTTACTTTATTAGTTTGGCACTACCAAAGTTATTAATAACTTTGTTAGTGTTTTTGATAATGATTTTCTTATTAGTTTTTATTGCCCAGAAGTCGGTTAGTATTCCAATTGTAGGTACAGTTCTTGAAAAATATAGTCGTTGGTTTATAGGAATCGTTTATATCTTTATTGGTGGTTCCGTTTTGATCGAAAATGGATCAATTCAACTTTTCGTTAATTTAATTAAATAA
- a CDS encoding ArsR/SmtB family transcription factor, translating into MDCQKLANLLKVVAEPNRLKILEMLSCGEMCACNILDHFDFTQPTLSHHMKVLEDKGLVIVSKKSKWHYYSLNPDTTALIINDLTRTLSNTDNCMCKDAN; encoded by the coding sequence ATGGATTGTCAAAAATTAGCTAACTTGCTTAAGGTAGTTGCTGAACCAAATCGGCTTAAAATTCTTGAAATGCTTTCCTGTGGTGAAATGTGTGCCTGCAACATTCTTGATCACTTTGATTTTACCCAACCAACGCTTTCTCATCATATGAAAGTATTAGAGGATAAAGGATTGGTCATCGTAAGTAAGAAGTCAAAATGGCATTACTATTCATTAAATCCAGACACGACTGCACTTATTATTAACGACTTAACCCGTACGCTGTCCAATACTGACAATTGTATGTGTAAGGATGCTAATTAA
- a CDS encoding mucin-binding protein: MLSRNNWKEQVRQQKPKKQRFTIKKLTIGVASVLIGFTFMGMSASADAQTTSATGTQTGIASATDTTTPIAPSTTVPSYDGTKVVDTPFYNNPQGTNSKLIDNKSKDGQYNIYFTAKDASGKEYASSYAVEKSNAPIHSLLDKDAGAYDPNSLELHFYYQNNGDQDQTINYTLRMPDWLNPYKPKGTESSLVPDSSRINDVKVTSKQGNTYDISSVTKTLDGVESRDGDLRRVKDVPVNLTVKANDAINLVIPFVLNTTAKESTGRIDDNNDFYVLENGQQTGHLNVRSSTYAPLYPEDKIYPRVKVGNHTYTDEYPDNPGAFTWDLSVFRDEDFLNGYPDGIYEASTPTNKSTVYGSYTFSYLSLNKYEDYLTKNGFTVAFSNSNGKPMPYYRYTLSVSGAKLVDRNGNPVQDETKGHPYKGRRYFEVVPVILLNQDETYTTKTAPTAWDPSTMVNKVADPTNYRYWDQKTDSAVRRDNTAAQLTAKDFTVTITKDGQAVKPDANGKYDLSKPGTYTVTYSRDFNGTTISNSGQITVTPVEDTTVTYTFYDETDKKPVEGHDVTVTGQPGTDQKVNLTTPEGYKLAEGQTLPTSVTIPNANETITIHLVHATKDIKPNDPGVNPSNPVYADMFKTVTRTIKVNNPDRMVDTTTQQVNFNRTKTIDEVTDEVISYGNWTLATGSAKDWGQFNVPQLDGFISYVDGNAAKKVAEENVTADTADVTVEVTYKNSGNNGNNTTPDDDGNHNTNPGDNGNHNTNPGNNNDINNGTQNGNNNGINNGTQNGNGNKTVNTNVTDNGNGDNSQNNKQALPQTGNTKNDAAVAGLGLAGLLAMLGLGGLKKKRN; this comes from the coding sequence ATGTTATCGAGGAATAATTGGAAAGAACAAGTTCGGCAACAAAAACCGAAGAAACAACGGTTTACGATTAAGAAATTAACCATTGGAGTTGCTTCGGTTTTGATTGGTTTCACATTTATGGGAATGAGTGCTTCAGCCGACGCTCAAACCACATCTGCTACTGGTACTCAAACAGGTATAGCATCTGCTACTGATACAACAACACCAATTGCACCATCTACCACTGTACCTAGCTATGATGGTACAAAAGTAGTTGATACACCTTTTTATAACAACCCTCAAGGTACAAATTCAAAACTAATCGACAATAAATCTAAAGATGGACAGTATAACATTTACTTCACTGCAAAAGATGCATCTGGTAAGGAATACGCTAGTTCATATGCTGTAGAAAAAAGTAATGCTCCTATTCATTCCTTATTGGATAAGGATGCTGGTGCATACGATCCAAATAGTTTAGAACTTCATTTTTACTATCAAAACAATGGTGATCAAGATCAGACAATTAATTATACTTTGAGAATGCCTGATTGGCTTAATCCTTATAAGCCAAAAGGTACAGAATCTAGTTTAGTTCCAGATAGTAGTAGAATAAATGATGTTAAAGTTACTAGCAAACAAGGTAATACTTATGACATCAGTTCTGTAACTAAAACTTTAGATGGAGTTGAATCACGTGATGGTGATTTGCGCCGCGTAAAGGATGTGCCAGTTAATTTAACTGTTAAAGCTAATGATGCAATCAATTTGGTCATTCCGTTTGTCCTTAACACTACTGCTAAGGAGTCTACTGGCCGGATTGATGACAACAATGACTTTTATGTTTTGGAAAATGGACAACAGACTGGTCATTTGAATGTCAGATCTTCAACTTATGCGCCATTATATCCAGAAGACAAGATTTATCCAAGGGTTAAGGTAGGAAATCACACTTATACTGATGAATACCCAGATAATCCAGGTGCATTTACTTGGGATCTTTCTGTGTTTCGTGATGAAGACTTCCTAAATGGTTATCCTGATGGTATATATGAGGCCAGCACGCCAACTAACAAAAGTACTGTCTATGGCAGCTATACCTTTTCGTATTTATCTCTTAATAAATATGAAGATTATCTAACTAAGAATGGATTTACTGTAGCCTTTAGTAACAGTAACGGCAAGCCAATGCCATATTACAGGTATACTTTAAGTGTAAGTGGTGCAAAGCTGGTTGATAGAAATGGTAATCCAGTACAAGATGAAACCAAGGGACATCCTTATAAGGGACGTCGTTATTTTGAAGTTGTACCGGTAATTTTGCTTAATCAAGATGAAACTTATACAACCAAAACTGCACCAACTGCTTGGGATCCATCTACTATGGTTAATAAAGTTGCCGATCCAACTAATTATCGCTACTGGGATCAAAAGACCGATAGCGCAGTTAGAAGGGATAATACTGCAGCACAACTAACTGCTAAAGACTTTACGGTAACTATCACTAAAGATGGTCAAGCCGTTAAGCCAGATGCTAACGGAAAGTATGATTTGTCTAAGCCAGGAACTTATACTGTTACTTATTCTAGAGATTTCAATGGCACGACAATTTCTAATTCTGGTCAAATTACTGTAACTCCAGTTGAAGACACTACAGTAACGTACACGTTCTACGATGAGACTGACAAGAAGCCAGTTGAGGGTCATGATGTTACTGTCACTGGTCAGCCTGGTACTGATCAAAAGGTAAATCTTACTACCCCAGAAGGCTACAAGCTTGCTGAAGGTCAAACCTTACCAACTAGTGTCACGATACCAAATGCAAACGAGACAATTACTATTCATCTTGTTCACGCTACTAAGGATATCAAGCCAAATGATCCAGGTGTAAATCCAAGCAATCCTGTATATGCTGATATGTTCAAGACCGTAACTCGGACAATCAAGGTTAACAACCCAGATAGAATGGTTGATACTACAACACAGCAGGTTAACTTCAACCGGACTAAGACCATAGATGAAGTTACTGATGAGGTTATTTCCTATGGTAACTGGACATTAGCAACTGGTTCGGCTAAGGATTGGGGTCAATTCAATGTTCCACAACTCGACGGCTTTATCTCATATGTTGATGGTAATGCTGCTAAGAAAGTTGCTGAAGAAAACGTAACTGCTGATACAGCTGACGTAACTGTAGAAGTAACTTACAAGAACTCCGGCAACAATGGTAACAATACCACCCCTGACGATGACGGCAACCATAACACTAACCCTGGTGATAATGGTAACCACAATACTAACCCAGGTAATAACAACGATATCAATAATGGTACCCAAAACGGTAATAACAACGGTATCAATAATGGTACCCAAAACGGTAATGGCAACAAGACCGTAAACACTAATGTTACTGACAACGGTAATGGTGACAACAGTCAAAACAACAAGCAAGCATTACCACAAACAGGTAATACTAAGAATGATGCGGCTGTAGCTGGATTAGGTTTAGCTGGCTTACTGGCAATGCTTGGTTTAGGCGGATTGAAGAAGAAACGCAACTAG
- a CDS encoding IS3 family transposase, with protein sequence MNGNSQSGGEKFFKQQVIKELNEEYGWPISTLSEIAGITRDAYYKWTHRKPNAHDNEQAALLKAILELEDKHKWTLGYLGMTTQLAFENKLNFKVGLKRVTNCMRNHGIKANVRKKKHNRIKRHEEYINDNLLNEQFDRQSKNEVWVTDTTEVLYGSEQVRKARVHVVMDLYGRYVLSYNISATETAASAIESFKRAFKVEPDAHPLIHTDRGSAYCSMVFNDYLASQNCIHSMSHPGHPWENSPMERWWNDFKLIWLAKRSRPKTLEELEQSVKDAIKYFNTQRAYATKNGLTAEKFRAQAA encoded by the coding sequence ATTAATGGAAATTCGCAGTCGGGAGGCGAAAAGTTCTTCAAACAACAAGTCATCAAAGAACTAAATGAAGAGTACGGGTGGCCAATCAGCACTTTAAGCGAGATCGCGGGTATTACTAGAGATGCTTACTACAAGTGGACTCATCGAAAGCCAAATGCCCATGATAATGAACAAGCAGCATTACTTAAGGCCATTTTGGAATTAGAAGATAAGCATAAGTGGACCTTGGGGTATTTAGGTATGACGACACAACTAGCTTTTGAAAATAAATTGAATTTCAAGGTCGGCTTAAAGCGAGTTACTAACTGTATGAGAAATCACGGGATCAAGGCAAATGTCCGTAAGAAGAAACATAATCGGATTAAACGTCACGAAGAATATATCAATGACAACTTACTCAATGAGCAATTTGATCGTCAGAGTAAGAATGAGGTTTGGGTAACTGACACGACCGAAGTCCTATATGGTAGTGAGCAGGTAAGGAAGGCGCGCGTACATGTAGTAATGGATCTATATGGTCGCTATGTTTTGAGCTACAACATTTCAGCTACTGAAACGGCCGCATCAGCGATCGAATCCTTTAAGCGCGCCTTCAAAGTAGAACCAGACGCCCATCCGCTGATCCATACGGATCGCGGATCAGCATACTGTTCAATGGTTTTTAATGACTATTTGGCTAGCCAGAATTGCATTCACAGTATGTCACATCCGGGCCATCCTTGGGAAAACTCGCCAATGGAGCGTTGGTGGAATGACTTTAAGCTCATCTGGTTAGCTAAACGCTCTCGACCTAAAACATTGGAAGAATTAGAGCAATCTGTAAAGGACGCCATTAAATATTTCAACACTCAACGAGCCTACGCAACCAAAAACGGCTTGACCGCGGAAAAATTCCGCGCTCAAGCCGCATAA